In Candidatus Kaistella beijingensis, a genomic segment contains:
- a CDS encoding multicopper oxidase domain-containing protein: MKYIFSLFLFMAMSINSYSQSTKTVYTCPMHPQVVKSAPGNCPICGMTLVKKSVTEKKTAAKSAPAPKKATAVKKTTIQKPEVTPAKTKSKAEVKKPVMPKTKAVPKDPTSVKTPEHSTTAPHQHEAPQKMYTCPMHPEVVSDKPGKCPKCGMNLVLQEKKEDHSEHGNTMKDGTHKMVMPMPEKNLKAGRKVTYHLYVKDTLVNFAGKQKRAIAVNGQIPMPKLVFYEGDTAEVIVHNLMDEETSLHWHGLHLPNKEDGVPWLTQKPIPPKSTYTYSFPIIQNGTHWYHSHTGLQEQIGMYGMMILKKRPEDPTFRPGIDDLPTEQLILSEWTNLNPNNVQRMLRNANDWFAIKKGATQSYSEAIKQGHFKTKLTNEWKRMLAMDVSDVYYDAFLVNGKTESQLAGYKAGDKVRLQIANGGASSYFWLNYAGGKIKVVASDGLDIEPVEVDRLILAVSETVDIVVEIPEKNTSYELLVTPEDRTKSASVFIGEGATKSHDPLPKLKYFEGMKMMNDMMKMNGDMKDMGMKMSYQTMDMNQVMYPEIIAENHAEMTMNKMESSDAEMDHSKHQMPASGITTLNYGMMKSPYDTSLPKDSPVRDLKFTLTGNMNRYVWSMDDKVLAESDKILVKKGEILRITLFNNSMMRHPMHLHGFDFRVLNKNGLQAPLKNVLDIMPMETNVIEFEAKTDGDWFFHCHILYHMMAGMNRVFAVGDYQNPLLPDKASAYKKLQRESNMWHLMAENDFATNGNDGMARISNARWVLGTEWRLGYNPHHGYEVETQLGRYVDRMQWLKPFIGFNYHYRKIDRNNIEKNLFGQASTKDERKTFSAGIMYKLPMLVDLQAEIFTDGIVRFQLKREDIPLTARLRGAFMVNTDKEYMAGLKYIVTKNIGISTHYDSDMSWGAGIILTY, from the coding sequence ATGAAATATATATTTTCGCTCTTTCTATTTATGGCAATGTCCATAAACAGTTATTCACAGAGCACCAAAACCGTGTACACCTGCCCGATGCATCCGCAGGTGGTGAAATCAGCACCCGGTAACTGCCCCATTTGCGGTATGACCCTGGTGAAAAAATCCGTTACTGAGAAAAAAACGGCGGCCAAATCCGCGCCCGCTCCTAAAAAGGCCACCGCAGTTAAAAAAACTACGATTCAGAAACCTGAAGTGACCCCTGCAAAAACAAAGTCAAAAGCGGAAGTTAAAAAACCGGTGATGCCAAAGACTAAAGCAGTACCGAAAGATCCAACAAGCGTCAAAACGCCGGAACATTCAACAACTGCTCCCCATCAGCATGAAGCTCCGCAAAAAATGTACACCTGTCCGATGCACCCGGAAGTGGTTTCAGACAAACCCGGAAAGTGTCCCAAATGCGGAATGAATCTGGTCCTTCAAGAAAAAAAAGAAGATCATTCTGAACACGGGAATACAATGAAGGACGGTACTCATAAAATGGTCATGCCGATGCCTGAAAAAAACCTGAAAGCTGGGCGCAAAGTGACCTACCATCTTTATGTGAAAGATACCCTGGTAAATTTTGCGGGCAAACAGAAACGCGCCATTGCTGTGAACGGACAGATTCCGATGCCAAAACTCGTGTTTTACGAAGGAGATACGGCAGAAGTTATTGTCCACAATTTGATGGATGAAGAAACTTCTCTGCATTGGCACGGTCTTCATCTTCCAAATAAAGAAGATGGGGTTCCCTGGCTTACCCAAAAACCCATTCCACCCAAATCCACTTATACATATTCCTTTCCCATCATCCAAAACGGAACCCACTGGTATCACTCACATACTGGCCTGCAGGAGCAGATTGGAATGTATGGGATGATGATTCTGAAAAAACGTCCCGAAGATCCTACTTTCCGGCCGGGGATTGATGATTTGCCCACGGAGCAGCTTATCCTGAGCGAGTGGACAAACCTGAACCCCAATAATGTTCAGCGGATGCTCCGCAATGCGAACGACTGGTTCGCAATCAAGAAGGGCGCTACGCAGAGCTATTCTGAAGCCATAAAACAGGGACATTTCAAAACCAAGCTTACCAATGAGTGGAAGCGCATGCTGGCCATGGATGTGAGCGACGTTTACTATGACGCATTTCTGGTTAACGGGAAAACCGAAAGCCAGCTGGCAGGATACAAAGCCGGTGACAAAGTTCGGCTTCAAATCGCCAACGGCGGTGCTTCCTCCTATTTCTGGCTCAATTATGCCGGAGGAAAAATAAAAGTAGTGGCCAGTGATGGATTGGATATTGAACCGGTCGAAGTGGATCGCCTGATCCTGGCGGTTTCCGAAACAGTGGATATCGTAGTGGAAATTCCTGAAAAAAACACTTCATACGAACTCCTTGTTACACCCGAAGACCGCACAAAATCTGCGTCAGTGTTTATTGGAGAAGGAGCTACGAAATCCCATGATCCATTACCCAAACTCAAATACTTTGAAGGGATGAAGATGATGAACGACATGATGAAGATGAACGGTGACATGAAAGATATGGGCATGAAGATGAGTTATCAGACGATGGATATGAATCAGGTGATGTACCCCGAAATTATTGCTGAAAATCATGCAGAAATGACCATGAATAAGATGGAAAGTAGTGATGCAGAAATGGATCACTCAAAACACCAGATGCCTGCTTCCGGGATTACCACATTGAATTATGGGATGATGAAATCGCCTTATGACACTTCGCTTCCGAAAGACAGTCCCGTGCGCGATCTGAAGTTTACCCTTACGGGAAACATGAACCGCTACGTGTGGAGTATGGACGATAAAGTTCTGGCAGAATCTGACAAAATATTGGTAAAAAAAGGCGAAATTCTCCGCATTACCCTATTCAATAACTCAATGATGCGTCACCCGATGCACCTGCACGGTTTTGATTTTCGGGTACTCAACAAAAATGGCCTTCAGGCACCCCTCAAAAATGTGTTGGATATTATGCCGATGGAAACTAATGTCATCGAATTTGAAGCTAAAACGGATGGGGACTGGTTTTTCCACTGTCACATCCTCTATCACATGATGGCGGGGATGAACCGTGTTTTTGCTGTTGGTGATTATCAGAATCCTTTGCTGCCCGATAAAGCTTCAGCTTACAAAAAGCTCCAGCGCGAAAGTAACATGTGGCACCTTATGGCCGAAAACGATTTTGCTACTAATGGTAACGACGGGATGGCGAGGATCTCAAATGCCCGCTGGGTATTGGGAACAGAATGGCGTTTAGGTTACAATCCCCATCACGGCTACGAGGTGGAAACCCAACTCGGCAGGTATGTGGACCGTATGCAGTGGCTGAAACCATTTATCGGATTTAACTACCATTATAGAAAGATTGACAGGAATAATATTGAAAAAAACCTTTTTGGACAGGCATCTACTAAAGATGAAA